The genomic window ATATTCGAGCACAAGTCTCAAAAGAAAAGAAGCAGTCATGCCTGTGGTCACGATGGCCACATGTCAATACTGTTAGCTGCTATTCAAAGGTTAGAAGATCAAACTACAATTTCAGGTACGGCTTCCTTCTTATTTCAACCTGCTGAAGAGACTGGTGAAGGTGCGCAGAAATTACTTGAGGATCATGCATTTAATCATTTCAAGCCTGATGTATTACTTGCCCTTCACAACATTCCGGGTGAGCCGTTGGGTCTGGTCTTGAGTAGGTCGGGAACATTCGCTTGCGGTAGCGTTGGGGTTCGATTGAATGTGAAGGGGAAAACTGCCCACGCAGCTCATCCTGAAGAAGCTGTGAACCCTTTGATGTTGGCAAAGTCCTTTTTTGATGAGATCCTACTGGTTACAAATAATACCAAAGGGTTTTCTTCGGTCACGCCCATCGCACTTCAGTCAGGACTTGACACTTTTGGGATTTCTCCACTCGATTCAAAGCTATTGATCACTCTACGGGCAGCTGAGTCGTCCGACTTGAATAAGGTGATGACAGAGATAAGACGGATGACTGAAGAAATTAATGAGATTGATGGAGCCACTGCCGAAGTTGCTTTTGAAGAGTTTTTTCCTCCCACCTCAAATGATTACTTCCACACTGACCTGGAGCAAATCTGTTCGAAGCTGAAAAGGCCGATTAAACAGATGGGAAATCCATTTCGGTGGTCAGAGGATTTTGGTCACTATTCGGGAAGGTGCAAAATACATATGTTTGGTCTTGGAGCAGGCGTTCATACTGCTCCATTGCATGCTTCTACTTATGATTTCCCCGATGAATTGATCTCATCGGGGTCAGAAATATTTGTTGAACTCTACAATCACCTCCTCAGAGTATGACTCCTGAAAGTGCTTCTTCATTTATCGAAATTGATAGCGACCTTTTGCGAAAGAATCTTGCATTTATTCGCAGTAAGCTCAAAAAGGGAGTTAAGATTTCGGCAGTAATTAAAGGCAATGCGTACGGTCATGGTATCGACCAGATGGTGCCGCTGCTCGAAACAGAAGGCGTAAAACATTTCTCGGTATATGGTATCGAAGAGGCAAATGCTTTTCATGAAACTGCTTCTCATGAAGCTAGCCTTATGATTATGGGATATGTCGATCGGGAAAATTTGGAAACCGTTCTGAGACGAGGCGATGAATTCTTTGTGTATGATATTGAGCAGCTCAAGGTTGTTATTGAAATGGCGATAAAAACTGAATTGACTGCAAAAATTCACGTTGAAGTCGAGACCGGAATGAACCGAACGGGAATCGATGAAAGCCAGCTTTCAGAACTTGTTG from Cryomorphaceae bacterium 1068 includes these protein-coding regions:
- a CDS encoding amidohydrolase is translated as MPSAETIEEVRHYLHQNPEMSGEEAQTSAFLQKFIHQNFPDFTIYKSSNSHGFAASKKYGEGAHIGFRAELDALPIAEDNIFEHKSQKKRSSHACGHDGHMSILLAAIQRLEDQTTISGTASFLFQPAEETGEGAQKLLEDHAFNHFKPDVLLALHNIPGEPLGLVLSRSGTFACGSVGVRLNVKGKTAHAAHPEEAVNPLMLAKSFFDEILLVTNNTKGFSSVTPIALQSGLDTFGISPLDSKLLITLRAAESSDLNKVMTEIRRMTEEINEIDGATAEVAFEEFFPPTSNDYFHTDLEQICSKLKRPIKQMGNPFRWSEDFGHYSGRCKIHMFGLGAGVHTAPLHASTYDFPDELISSGSEIFVELYNHLLRV